In Topomyia yanbarensis strain Yona2022 chromosome 2, ASM3024719v1, whole genome shotgun sequence, one DNA window encodes the following:
- the LOC131685120 gene encoding protein kinase C and casein kinase substrate in neurons protein 1 isoform X1: MSHHSDDQLLQAGSDSFWEPGNYKRTTKRIEDGYRLCADLQTLIQERAEIEKGYAKSLKTWSKKWAELIEKGPEYGTTEAAWKGILTEADRLSDVHLKVKENLCTDVMHQIKAWQKDNYHKTMIQIKERKEMEDQFKKAQKPWAKHLAKVEKCKADYHAACKTERSATNQEKNATSDSSLSNDQPLQLKKMQDRTMRTKEEVSKCRERYESALQEINKYNPIYIEDMTSVFSKCQEMEETRLRFFKNVLFSIHKCLNFSEDPSLPQIYKEFHHTINNADHQKDLKWWSNNHGVNMGMSWPTFVEYTEEFRDIAKGIKSKEALPAAPITLIHQRPVAEDLHEYPPPSSNNNKNSMNRTSASLSISNANNSNSQRATTPSQESPKSENASIKNSDAVTTPTRISPGRGATGAAVVTNGTNGNGKAGDAHNPFDEEEEWDEGDGNDNILVDNGEPGVPVKALYDYEGAESDELTFKMGDIFDKLEDEDEQGWCKGRKDGRVGLYPANYVELVPA, encoded by the exons ATGTCACATCACAGCGATGATCAGCTGCTGCAGGCTGGTAGCGATTCGTTCTGGGAACCAGGCAATTACAAACGAACCACCAAGCGGATAGAGGATGGCTACAG attGTGCGCAGACCTACAAACGCTGATACAAGAGCGAGCTGAAATCGAAAAAGGATATGCTAAAAGTCTGAAAACCTGGTCGAAAAAATGGGCTGAGTTGATTGAAAAAG GACCCGAGTATGGCACAACTGAGGCAGCATGGAAAGGTATCCTAACGGAGGCAGACCGACTTTCGGACGTGCACCTGAAAGTCAAGGAAAATCTCTGTACTGACGTGATGCATCAGATTAAAGCGTGGCAAAAGGATAATTATCATAAG ACAATGATACAAATCAAGGAAAGGAAGGAGATGGAAGACCAATTCAAAAAGGCACAGAAACCTTGGGCAAAACATTTGGCAAAGGTGGAAAAATGTAAAGCCGACTACCACGCCGCCTGTAAAACGGAACGATCTGCCACGAATCAGGAAAAGAATGCTACGAGCGATTCTTCACTTTCCAACGATCAG CCGTTACAGTTGAAGAAGATGCAAGACCGCACCATGCGTACCAAGGAGGAAGTAAGCAAATGTCGAGAGCGATACGAGAGCGCTCTGCAGGAGATCAACAAATACAACCCTATATACATTGAGGATATGACCTCGGTGTTTAGTAAGTGCCAAGAAATGGAAGAGACTAGGTTACGCTTCTTCAAGAACGTGCTCTTCTCGATACATAAGTGTTTGAACTTCTCCGAAGATCCCAGCCTGCCGCAGATCTATAAGGAATTCCATCATACCATCAACAATGCAGACCACCAGAAGGATCTGAAATGGTGGTCCAATAATCATGGTGTCAATATGGGTATGAGTTGGCCCACGTTTGTG GAGTACACCGAAGAATTCCGCGACATAGCAAAGGGGATCAAATCGAAAGAAGCTTTACCCGCTGCGCCGATCACGCTCATACATCAGCGACCCGTTGCCGAAGATTTGCAT GAGTACCCGCCTCCATCTAGCAACAACAACAAGAACAGCATGAACCGTACCTCGGCATCCCTCAGTATTAGCAATGCGAACAACAGTAACTCGCAACGGGCCACAACCCCAAGTCAGGAATCACCCAAGTCGGAGAATGCATCGATCAAGAACAGTGATGCAGTGACAACACCGACGCGGATTTCCCCCGGACGAGGTGCCACTGGAGCTGCAGTTGTGAC TAATGGTACCAACGGTAACGGTAAGGCTGGTGATGCACACAACCCGTTTGACGAAGAGGAAGAATGGGATGAAGGAGATGGCAACGATAATATACTGGTGGACAACGGTGAGCCTGGCGTCCCGGTGAAGGCACTGTACGATTATGAGGGTGCGGAAAGTGACGAGCTTACGTTTAAAATGG
- the LOC131685120 gene encoding protein kinase C and casein kinase substrate in neurons protein 1 isoform X2: MSHHSDDQLLQAGSDSFWEPGNYKRTTKRIEDGYRLCADLQTLIQERAEIEKGYAKSLKTWSKKWAELIEKGPEYGTTEAAWKGILTEADRLSDVHLKVKENLCTDVMHQIKAWQKDNYHKTMIQIKERKEMEDQFKKAQKPWAKHLAKVEKCKADYHAACKTERSATNQEKNATSDSSLSNDQPLQLKKMQDRTMRTKEEVSKCRERYESALQEINKYNPIYIEDMTSVFSKCQEMEETRLRFFKNVLFSIHKCLNFSEDPSLPQIYKEFHHTINNADHQKDLKWWSNNHGVNMGMSWPTFVEYPPPSSNNNKNSMNRTSASLSISNANNSNSQRATTPSQESPKSENASIKNSDAVTTPTRISPGRGATGAAVVTNGTNGNGKAGDAHNPFDEEEEWDEGDGNDNILVDNGEPGVPVKALYDYEGAESDELTFKMGDIFDKLEDEDEQGWCKGRKDGRVGLYPANYVELVPA, translated from the exons ATGTCACATCACAGCGATGATCAGCTGCTGCAGGCTGGTAGCGATTCGTTCTGGGAACCAGGCAATTACAAACGAACCACCAAGCGGATAGAGGATGGCTACAG attGTGCGCAGACCTACAAACGCTGATACAAGAGCGAGCTGAAATCGAAAAAGGATATGCTAAAAGTCTGAAAACCTGGTCGAAAAAATGGGCTGAGTTGATTGAAAAAG GACCCGAGTATGGCACAACTGAGGCAGCATGGAAAGGTATCCTAACGGAGGCAGACCGACTTTCGGACGTGCACCTGAAAGTCAAGGAAAATCTCTGTACTGACGTGATGCATCAGATTAAAGCGTGGCAAAAGGATAATTATCATAAG ACAATGATACAAATCAAGGAAAGGAAGGAGATGGAAGACCAATTCAAAAAGGCACAGAAACCTTGGGCAAAACATTTGGCAAAGGTGGAAAAATGTAAAGCCGACTACCACGCCGCCTGTAAAACGGAACGATCTGCCACGAATCAGGAAAAGAATGCTACGAGCGATTCTTCACTTTCCAACGATCAG CCGTTACAGTTGAAGAAGATGCAAGACCGCACCATGCGTACCAAGGAGGAAGTAAGCAAATGTCGAGAGCGATACGAGAGCGCTCTGCAGGAGATCAACAAATACAACCCTATATACATTGAGGATATGACCTCGGTGTTTAGTAAGTGCCAAGAAATGGAAGAGACTAGGTTACGCTTCTTCAAGAACGTGCTCTTCTCGATACATAAGTGTTTGAACTTCTCCGAAGATCCCAGCCTGCCGCAGATCTATAAGGAATTCCATCATACCATCAACAATGCAGACCACCAGAAGGATCTGAAATGGTGGTCCAATAATCATGGTGTCAATATGGGTATGAGTTGGCCCACGTTTGTG GAGTACCCGCCTCCATCTAGCAACAACAACAAGAACAGCATGAACCGTACCTCGGCATCCCTCAGTATTAGCAATGCGAACAACAGTAACTCGCAACGGGCCACAACCCCAAGTCAGGAATCACCCAAGTCGGAGAATGCATCGATCAAGAACAGTGATGCAGTGACAACACCGACGCGGATTTCCCCCGGACGAGGTGCCACTGGAGCTGCAGTTGTGAC TAATGGTACCAACGGTAACGGTAAGGCTGGTGATGCACACAACCCGTTTGACGAAGAGGAAGAATGGGATGAAGGAGATGGCAACGATAATATACTGGTGGACAACGGTGAGCCTGGCGTCCCGGTGAAGGCACTGTACGATTATGAGGGTGCGGAAAGTGACGAGCTTACGTTTAAAATGG